TTGTCACTAGAAGTAATATGTCATTTTTTAGTTATAGTACATTTTAGAGACAAGAGGGGTCCCTGTCTCTGGTTCATTCTTGCTCTGGTCCACTCCATTCAACTCTGCCTTTTATCTATCCCAGGTTCTTAAATGCCTTCTGAATCTGATACAGAGAGATCCTTACTGGAAAATCAAGGCCTTTGCCATTCGAGGTATGACAGAGTGGCCCCAGCAACTCAACCTTAAATACGTTCCCACATGCTAGTAGAGATGATCCCCACTCTCTAGGAAGGGGGCGGAGTGTAAGGGAGGGGTGATCACACCTGCTCAGAAGTTCCTTAGCTGAgaaagtagatttttttctttttaatttttagttaagGATCCTGAGTCCAGGTCAATGTTAAACTTGTTAAGGCAAAGGGCTGACAAGACAGTCCCTGTTAACTGTCTCGTCCAGTTCCAAGTAGGTATCCACTGTTGAATACACTGGCTTTCTCTGGAGGTTTCAACTATAGGACTCTGTAAAAGTCAGACCACATTCAAGATGGTTACAGACTTAAAATCCTGCCCTCAAATCTTCCTAGCTTCCTTCTAAGGATCTTTGGCATTATTTCTCTTTGACAGTCTTTGGCAGGTCCCCAGCAGAATCGGCCCTAGGTAAACCTGTGAAATGATTGTGCCTCCTTTCCCCATCACCCTGCTTTGACTAGGCTGGCCTTGAGTTATCTGTCCTGTATCTCATCCCTACATATATAGGTAAATTGGCAAGAATGGGATGAAACACCCCTCCTAGGAATCCTTTGGAGATAATGTCCTACTCAAACTTATCCCTGAAATTCCAATGATGATTATCATCTAAAAAGgaagatacaaacaaaataaagacttgGTTTAGCATTTGCAGTAATTAATACAGCCGGTGACTGCCTATACCTTATTATGGAGGCCATTTCTGGAGGCTAGGATATAGCCAGCTCATTCTTAAGTGACAGTGGAACATGCTGCCCTCTCATCTCTGCAGCTTTGGGACAGATTGGCCAAGTGAGTCCCCAGCTGACAGACGTCCTGCTCTGGGCTATCCACTATGAAAAGTCACCAGGTGTGCGACTAGAAGCTTGCCGTAGCATCCTAGCCCTCAAACTTCAAGGGGATCGGGTCAGGGACACCTTCCTAGACGTGCTGCTCCTAGAAAACCATGATGCTGTTGTAAAGTAAGCACTAAATCTCTGGTTCCTTCCATGATCTGCTGCACTGCCAACTCTCCACCCTTGTTAACAGAATATATCCCTGCCTTTCCAGGCTGCCTAATAGCTGTAAAAGCAAAAGCTCACCTGGGCCAAGTAGGTGACATAAAAACTGACCTAAATTAGATTGAAAGTCAAGCTTATATAGTTCACGCACCTATTCTCCAGgttgttttaaattattcattattcaactaacatttatcaagtgcctactgTGATAACAGGCTTTAGAGTAAAAAAGACcagggtttgaattccagctcagGCCTGCATTGCACTAGCTATGTGAGCCTCAGTAAGTTCAACTCTGAgcccatttttttcatataacaaaTGCAGATGATAAGTCTATTTTATAGGTTTGTGTTAATGACTAACAAGATAGCGACATCTTTAGTACCTGTCATAAAGATGTGCAATAAATGGTACCTATTAGTATCTTCAAATATATCATCTCAAAAACTACACAACATCCCTACAAGCGAAGCATCATACCATTTTTGCAGATAAGGCTCAGCAAAACCGCATAGCTAGTATTAGGATTTAGGATTCTTGTCTGATTCCCAAGTCGTTATTTGCCAGCCCCATGCTTTTTTTTAAGGATGGGGAGAACAACCTAAGAAGTCCTTCTTATCTTTCAGGGAAATTCACCAGGCAATGAAGGTACTTAACTTAGAAGATGAAGGAAACCAAGAAATGCATCAGAAGATCAAGAACAGGGTAGATAAGTGCAAGCTGTGTTTTCAAGAGAAAATTCAGGGCTCTCACGAGTTCTTCAGACCCCTTTTCCTCCTAAGCATGTACATACTCTTTTCCCCATCACAGAAATACTTTCTACAATCCTAGACATGGATACCGTATCATTTGAAGATACAAAACATCTGTGCAAGATAGGATTATAAAATCCTATTggtaaaaagacaaaacaacaatCCTATTAGTTCTATCAAGTAGGCTTCAAAATCAGGGTTTGTTGTTtctgaaatattgttttcttcccttcccattttctccCCCCCAGCCCCTACACCcaagttcttcatttttctttcgcAGATAGGCATAATAAAGGAATGAGGGATTGGAGCTGGCCTCCTaggttttcttttaacttttaaattttccttagTTCCTAATCTGGGCTCTTtcccccaaaacaacaacaacactctAGCTGAACAGGTGGTTctaatttttcaaagttattaGAGGAGAtgaaggaatagaaggaaaaggactttaaatatgtaaaagattCTTTCTTCATATAATTATCAAAACCAGCTTCACACTAAGCATTTCTTAGCAGATTCCTTTCATCATGCCCAAAAAACTAAAGTAAATTTTTCATTAACAGGTGTAAAAATGTCCAACCAGTATCACAAGAGAACAACGCTCTCAGGCATTTATGTACCACGTAATACTGATAAGGATGATGCgataagttattttattaatgcTTTTTGATGATTTACAGCCTAGTGCAGTTGTTTTTTTCAACATCATTTGTTCAATCTAGATTCAAACACTAAACCAAAAGGACTTGCTGACGCAGAAAATATTCAAGATTGagtcagaaataagaaaagtgaagGAGGAAGCAAAACATGTTTACTTGCAACCCAAAGAAGGGCAAAAACCACTGAAACTCCATACTTTTCTTCAAACAACTTTTCAGGGTAGGTTTTCTAGGGTTGTCTTATGCCTTAACTTTTAACAAGCCTTTTTCCAGGATCTGGATGTTTCGGACTAGCCGTGAGCCCTACAGGATGAGAGCCAGCTAAGGCTAAATCTCCTTTCCTTCTTGGGCACCATCCTTTCAGTCTTCCTGTAATTTTTCTTCCTGCTCCCCTGTCCcccagatttatttatttgctattttgtcccttaaaaaaaaatgagggagttATATTTGAACTGATTTGAAAGTTAGgtaaaaaaatgacatattagaaGAAAGTtaagcataaaacaaaacaaaaactactgtAAAAGCACCCCCAAAAAAGCCCTGTAGGCTTACCCTTTgatagtggttacctctggaaAGTGGGGTTGTAGGGAGAGCTAtcgtttttattttatgtacatttatagtttcactttaaaagaaagactttGTAAAGTTCTCAACCTTATATAACTGAACCTATTAGTTATGGTGATAGGATCTTAAAAGTTCCAAATGAAACCTAAATGATGAGGTGCAGCCCTCAAGCTGTGCCAATATATACTTACAAAATCTGTGTGCCCAGGCGTAGCAGCAGCCTCAGGTCATTCAGCCAGCTGCCTACCAGCCACCACcccaaacccaggtcttctggTTCCAAGTCCAGTGCTCTCTCTGGTACACCAGGCTCTTTTCCACCAACCATGAGAAAATTCACTTGCCAGATATGGGGAAGTTTCTTCCAActgccagaaaaaaatgagagtggAAAGTAACTTGAACACCAGCCTTCCCTCATGGCCAGCATACTACCATGATGGCTGACTGAGGCCTATGATAGCACAACTAGGAGACATGCTGCCTGCCTCTTTGGGAGCTGCGCCAGGCACTGATGCAAGCAAGCACTGAGCAAAAACATAACATACTCTTAAGCTCTATCATAACTTTTCTAATAGGATTGTGCTGTTTGGGGTTCAAGTAGCatgattaaaatgaataaattttaaaccCCTCAAGTTATAGAATTGGCCCCAATCCTACAACTACCCCAATTTACCTTTCATCTCAGCCATTATAGATTTTCCCTAtcttcctcccccctcccacaTTCCTTCAAGCCATGCCACATTAATAATCTAGCCTTAAAAAAGGGAAAcattctttggcattttaataacttttctaACATTCATACAAACTCACAGTAACAAACAGGATACTGACCCCAACCCTCCCCCAAACTGATGAAAGAGAACTCAAATGAAGGATGcaaattccaaataaaaactTCTAATGTCTCAAGCAGAATGACACAGCAAGTGCTACACAGTACACGAAAGCCTGAGGGTGATGATGAAGTTGGTACTCTGAAATGATCAGGGATCAAGGTTACTTCTGCAGAAACAGCTCCGTTTTTCCACCTTCAACTTCTGCTTTTACTTTTGCGCCTAGATGAGGTGGTGGTTCCTAGAAGACCATCTGAACTCTGTGACATTGAAGCAGTCTTAAAGGTAAATGTGAGCTCACTGATGATTATCAAGGTAAGAACGTGAGTTTTTCCAAAAACAAGGTAGTGGTGGTAGGAATCACACTACTGCCTTGTTTCCAGCAATCAACAAGAAACTCCTTCAGGTAAGAGGCATCTTGGTGAGCAGCAGCCCTTTGTCATATAACATGGTTGCCAAGGAAAGTTGTTCCTCCACACTGTCACAGGGTAGGTCCCCTACTCTCACAAACTCTGGATAGGAGCGGAGCAAGAGTTCCACAGCGTCAGCTTGCTGGGGGTATATCTCCAAGCACTTGGGCTCTTCCAGATGGTAAACGCGAGAGTTTTCCACTGTATAATAGAGAAACAAATGGTCTCCCTCACCCACCAGCCGAGCTATCCCATCCTGAAGCATGTGCACTTCTGTTTCTGTTGTCAACTGGGCCCCCACGTTCACAGGTTCTCCAGCCTCCCAGCGAATTGGGAGCCCATAAACACTTAGTGCTCTCTCCCTATCAGTCAGCACAGGAGGCATAGAATCGTGGATAAAATCTTTGGCTCGCTGGTCAGCCACAGCATCGACAGGGGCAAAGTGTCCCAAGCGGGCAACCAAGACCCGCACCTTCTCCATGAAAGCGGTTCTTCGCGGATCCTTGGAATCCGAATGCTGGGCCCCCATGTAATCCATAAAGTCTCTGGGCAGACCCCTACGAAACTCCACGTTTTCTTCCATTGCAGCCTGCACTGCCAGAGGCAGTACGGCCTCCAGGAAGTCGCCCCAGGTATTGCGCTGGTACGTGGACAAGGTGAGGTGCAGAGAGTGCACTCCATCCTGGCATTCGGCTTGGTGAATGAAGCCCCGAGGAAAATAGAGCAAATCTCCAGGTTCCAGCACGGTCTGCAGCACCGGCTCACCGAGGTCGTCCTGGCTGAAGTTAGGGCTGGATGTCAGGGCCAGTTCCTCAGTCGGGACGCGGGGTCGGTAGACACGCCAGAGTTTCCTACCTTCCAACTGTAGCACAAAAGCCTCTATGTCGTCGTAGTGGGGGGCAAAGCCCTGCGAGTTGGGGGGCGTGAGGTAAACGTTGGAGCCTGCCATACTTCCAAACTGCTCCTGGAGCACAGCCAAAACCTGCCACACGGTGGTCGAGAAAGCCTGCGGACAAAGAAGGCGAAGGGAGCAGCCGGCCTGGTATAGGGACCAAGCGGCGGAGGGCAGGGCGCGGCCTGGCGGGTTCAAGGTCTCGCGCTGCCCGTTTAGGTAGCGCGCGGCATCCAGGTGCTGGCTGAACTGCACATCCTCATTGCGCAGGATGGAGTCCAGATCCGCCGTAGAGAAAAGACCCTGGTAGTAGGTGTGGTCCTGCCGCCGTACGAGCACCGCCTCCCGCTCCCACAGACGCCGGTAGAAATGATCGGGTGGCATGGGAGCGATGAGCCACTCGAAGAGGCGCGCCGCCCGCCGCCGGCTACTGGGGATGCTGTTC
The nucleotide sequence above comes from Rhinolophus ferrumequinum isolate MPI-CBG mRhiFer1 chromosome 6, mRhiFer1_v1.p, whole genome shotgun sequence. Encoded proteins:
- the RIOX1 gene encoding ribosomal oxygenase 1, whose protein sequence is MDGLRAGAGLLRRGRLRRRRQPQPHSGSVLALPLRPRKIRRQLRRSVASRMAALRAQTLPSEDSEDSRVESTVDDPGDSLPGGATATPDAARQEPYGQLGPAELLEGSPAARSLQTPPSRLVPASAQTARLVEVPAAPTRVAETSALLCSAQHLAAAPPSVTPATLSGPQVDSTGGELTWDSPLQRVLAELNSIPSSRRRAARLFEWLIAPMPPDHFYRRLWEREAVLVRRQDHTYYQGLFSTADLDSILRNEDVQFSQHLDAARYLNGQRETLNPPGRALPSAAWSLYQAGCSLRLLCPQAFSTTVWQVLAVLQEQFGSMAGSNVYLTPPNSQGFAPHYDDIEAFVLQLEGRKLWRVYRPRVPTEELALTSSPNFSQDDLGEPVLQTVLEPGDLLYFPRGFIHQAECQDGVHSLHLTLSTYQRNTWGDFLEAVLPLAVQAAMEENVEFRRGLPRDFMDYMGAQHSDSKDPRRTAFMEKVRVLVARLGHFAPVDAVADQRAKDFIHDSMPPVLTDRERALSVYGLPIRWEAGEPVNVGAQLTTETEVHMLQDGIARLVGEGDHLFLYYTVENSRVYHLEEPKCLEIYPQQADAVELLLRSYPEFVRVGDLPCDSVEEQLSLATMLYDKGLLLTKMPLT